The region AAAGACGTGCTCGCGACGGAAGGACACCCCATGAGCAGCATGCAGTTCGGCATCTTCTCGGTGAGCGACATCACCGAGGACCCGACGACCGGTCGCACGCCGACCGAGCACGAACGCATCCGCGCGTGGGTCGCGATGGCGAAGAAGGCCGAGGACGTCGGCCTCGACGTCTTCGCCGCCGGCGAGCACCACAACCCGCCGTTCTTCTCCTCGTCGCCCACGACGATCCTCGGCTACATCGCCGCCCAGACCGAGCGGCTCATCCTCTCGACCGCGACCACGCTCATCACGACGAACGACCCGGTAAAGATCGCCGAGGACTTCGCGATGCTGCAGCACCTCGCCGACGGCCGCGTCGACCTCACCCTCGGCCGCGGCAACACCGGCCCGGTCTACCCCTGGTTCGGCAAGGACATCCGCGACGGCATCGAGCTCGCGATCGAGAACTACGCGCTGCTGCACAAGCTGTGGCGCGAGCCGGTCGTCAACTGGCAGGGCAAGCACCGCACGCCGCTCACCGGCTACACCTCGACGCCCGCGCCGCTCGACGGCGTCGCGCCCTTCGTGTGGCACGGCTCGATCCGCTCGCCGCAGATCGCCGAGCAGGCCGCGTACTACGGCGACGGCTTCTTCCACAACAACATCTTCTGGAACAAGGAGCACACCGAGCGGATGGTGCAGCTCTACCGCTCGCGCTTCGCGCACTACGGCCACGGCGAGCCCGAGCAGGCGATCGTCGGCCTCGGCGGCCAGATCTTCATGAAGCCGACTGAGCGCGAGGCGAAGGAGCGGTTCCGCCCGTTCTTCGACGTCGCGCCGGTCTACGGCCACGGCCCGTCGCTCGAGGAGTTCACCGAGGCGACGCCCCTGACCGTCGGCACGCCCGAGCAGGTCATCGAGAAGACCCTCTCGTTCCGCGACTTCGCGGGCGACTACCAGCGCCAGCTCTTCCTCATCGACCACGCCGGACTCCCCCTCGAGGAGGTGCTCGAGCAGATCGAGATCCTCGGCACCGAGGTCGTGCCGGTGCTGCGGCAGGAGTTCGACCGCGTGCGCCAGCCCGGCGTGCCGGATGCGCCCACGCACGCCGCGCGCGTCGCCGCGGCGCGCGAGGCGGGCACGCAGCTCGGCGAGCAGGGCCGCGCGTGGCAGGAGCAGGGCGCGCGCAGCGACCTCGACACCGGCGCGGCGATCGCGCAGCAGTCGGCGGACGCGCGATGAGCTCGCCCCGGATCGCGGTCGTCTCGGCCGGCCTCGGCGAGCCCTCGAGCACGAAGCTGCTCGCCGACCGGCTGCGCGACGCGACGCTCTCGGCGCTCACCGCGCACGGCCAGACCGCCGAGGCGGTCGACGTCGTGCTGCGGCCGCTCGCGCAGGACATCGCCTCGCACATGCTCACGCACAACCCGTCCGAGGCGCTGAGCGCCGCCATCGAGGAGGTCGTCGACGCGGAGGCGATCATCGCGGTGACGCCGACGTTCAACATGTCCTACTCGGGGCTGTTCAAGTCGTTCTTCGACGTCATCGAGGAGGGGCAGCTCGCCTCGATCCCGACGGCGCTCGGCGCGACGGGCGGCTCGGCCCGCCACTCGATGGTGATGGACACCGCGATGCGGCCGATGTTCGCCTACCTCAAGGCGCAGGTCGTGCCCACCGGCGTCTTCGCGGCGAGCGAGGACTGGGGCACCGCCTCCGGGCTCGACCGCCGCATCGCCCGCGAGGGGCAGGAGCTCGCCGACCTCATGGTGGCGCTCCCGCGCCGCCGCGGCGCCGACCCCTTCGACGTCGAGAGCGAGGCGTTCGTCTCGTTCGAGCAGATGCTGGGGCACGCGTGAGCGCGGCTCGCGGCCGCCCGTCGGCCTCGCAGGCGTGGCGCGAGTACTTCGAGGGCTCGAGCCTGCTCGAGAACGAGCTCGAGCGGCGCCTCAAGGACGCCGCCGACATGGACCTCGGCGAGTTCAACATCCTGCTCGTGCTGCACGAGGCCGAGGGCTCGCGGATGCGCATGGGCGACCTCGCGCGCGCGATCGCGTTCGCGCCCGGCCGGCTGACGTACCGCGTCGCCGCGCTCGAGCGCTCGGGGCTCGTGCGGCGCGAGCAGAGCCCGACCGACCGCCGCGGCACCGAGGCGGTGCTGACGGATGCGGGGCGGCAGCGCCTGCGGAAGGCGCGTCCCCTGCACGCCCGGCACGTCGAGGAGCTCTTCCTCGGCGGCCTCGACGACGAGGCGATCGCGGTGCTGCACCGCGTGTTCGGCCCCTTGCGCTCCAGCCTGCTCGGTCGCGGCGCGGCGGACGCGAGCGACGCGGCCGAGTAGCCGCCGCGAGCGCGCGCCGCGCTTCCCGCCCGGCGCTCGCAGCGCATCCGTACTCCGATCGTCGCGTGCGCCTGCGACGATGGGTGCATGCGTGAGCAGGCGCTGCTGGAGAAGGCGATCGGTCGCACCGGTCGCCTGATCGCCGTCGAGCCCTTCGGGCACGGCAGCATCGCGCGCTTCACGATCGACGACGGCGAGTGGGCCGGCGAGTGGTTCGTCGACACCTCGAGGCTGCCGGTGGCCGCCGAGACGGGCTTCGTCGTCCGCACGGGCGACGGCGCCCCGGTCGCGCGCATCTGGAAGCATCCGCTCGACCCGCGCCTGCCGGCGCTCCGCACGGCCGTCGACCCCGAGCGGCTCGCGCGCATCTCGGCCGCTGCCGGCAGCAGCGGCGCGATCGAGGCGCGCGTGCTCGCCTACCGGCCCGGCCGCCGCGCCGTCGTGCGCATCACGCAGCACGGCGTGCACCTGTTCGTGAAGGTCGTGCGGCCCGCCGAGGCGGAGGACCTCGTGGCGATCCACGAGGCGTGCCGCGCGGTGGGCGTGCCCGCGCCCGAAGTCGTGCACTGGTCGCCGTCGGGGGTCGTCGTCGTGCGCGACGCGATCGGCACGCCCGGCCCCGTCACGGCCGCGACGATGCCGGCCGACGCCGTCGTCGACGCGGTCGACGCGCTGCGCGAGCGGCTGCTGACCGTGCGCACGCGCCGCATCGCGCGCGCCTCGGTCGCGACGCGCATCGACTGGCACATCGCCCGCCTCGGCGACGCGCTCCCCGACCGCGTCGCCGACGTGCGCTCGCTCGCGCCGCTCATCACCGCGAACGCGCGCCGCGTCGGGCCGCCGCAGGTCATCCACGGCGACCTGCACATCGGCCAGCTCTTCTTCCACGGCAGCGCGGTCTCGTCGATCATCGACGTCGACACCGCGGGGCTCGGCGACCCGGCCGACGACTGCGCGGCCTTCGTCGGGCACGCGACCGCGAGCGCCGTGCGCAACGACGTGGCGGGCCGCGCGGCCGACGCGGAGCTGCTGCAGGATCTCGCCGACGCCGCGGAGGAGCGCTGGCTCCACTCCGCCCACACCAGGGCCCTCACCGCGCTGCACCTGCTCGGCCACGGCATCCGCGCCGCCGAGCGCTCGCCCGAGGCGGCGGGCCTGCTGCTCGACCGCGCGCTCGAGGTCACGGGGCTGCGGCCCCGCCGCTGAGCCCGCGCGGCCGCGACTCCCAGCGGGTGCGCTCCCGCCGCCGGGGTGCGGGCATGCCGCCACCCCGGCGGCGGGAGCGCACCCGTCGCCGCGGACTCGGCTCACCGAGCGCGGCGATCTGGTCGAATGGCCGTGTGGACGCAGCGATCGACGGGCCCGCGATGAGCGCCGAGGAGCGCATGCTGCGCGACGCCCTCGGCGAGCAGCTGGAGGGCGAGCTGCGCATCATCAGCCGCGAGCCGTTCGGCGGCGGCGCGCTCACGGGCTTCGAGGAGCGCTCGCCCCAGTCCCGCTACTGGTACGTCGACACCTCCGGGAAGCGCGTCGAGGCCGAGACGGGCTTCGTGCTCGGCGAGCCCGAGCGCCCCGACGCGCGCATCTGGCTCCACCCCGCCGACCCCCGCCTGCCCGCGCTCGCGCCCGCATCCTTCCCCGGCGCCGCCGCGACGCTCATGGGCCGGCTCGGCGTCTCGATCGACCGCCCGCCCGAGCTGCTCGTCTACCGGCCCGGCAAGCGCGCGATGTTCCGGATGCGCGCGGGCGCGCGGGAGACGTACCTCAAGATCGTGCGGCCCACCGCCTCGGGCTCGATCGTCGAGCTGCAGGAGTCGCTGCGCGCCGGCGGCGTGCCCGTGCCGCACATCACCGGCTGGTCGGAGCTCGGCATCGTGCTCACCGAGACCGCGGAGGGACTGCCGCTCACCTCGCGGCTCGCCGAGCTCGAGCCGGAGCGGCTGCTCGACTCGATCGACGCGCTGCGCGAGCGGATCGCCGCGGTCGACGCCGGCCGCGACGCGCGCGCCTCGCTCGGCCTGCGGCACGACTGGTACCTCGGGCGCATCGCCGCCGCGCTGGCGCGGGCGGAGGACGGCCCGGCGGGCGGCCCGTCGGCGGCGCTCCGCGACCACCTCGCCGCCGTGACGGAGGTCGTGACGGGCGCCGACGCATCCGCCCTCGTGGTCGACGAGACCGAGCGGCGCACGATCCACGGCGACCTGCACGTCGGGCAGCTCTTCGTCGAGGCCGACGACGCGAGCGCGGTCGCGAGCGTCATCGACATCGACACCGCGGGGCTCGGCGACCCGGCCGACGATGAGGCGGCGCTCATCGCGCACCTCGTCGCGTCGATCGCGCTCGCGCGGCGCGGCGATGGCCGCGCGGCGGGCTTCCGGCGGCTGCTCGACGCGGCGGCCGTGCGCTGGCTCGCGCCGGGTCGACCGGGCGTGGCACGCGTCGCCCACCGCACGGCCGTGCACGTGCTCGCGCACGCGCTCGCCCCGATCGAGCGCGGCGACCTCGAGACCGCCGAGGTAGAGCTCGCGCTCGGCCGCGAGATCCTGCGGGGGTGAAGATGAGAGACCTCTCATCTGAGCGTCCTCCTGCCCTCACCGGGGCCGTCGAGGCTGGAGGCATGCAGCGGAAGCAGTGGGTGCTCGTCGGCACCGCGGGAGCCTTGACCCTCGCGGGCCTCAGCGTCGGCGCGATGGGGATCGCGAGCGCGATGCAGGTGCAGGATGCGGCCGGCTCGCCGGTCTCGGGCGTCGAGCTGCGCGGCGACCGGGCGAGCACCGGCGCGGGATCGTCCCTCGAGGGGAAGGCTGCCGTGGGCACGATCCTCGCGCCGTCGCCGACGGAGCCTGCCTCGGCGACGGAGGCTCCCGCCCCGGAGCCCGTACCGGCCCCCGCCCCCGTCGCGCCGGCCGACTCGGCGAGCGCCGACTCGGCCGCGTCAAACGGCTGAACTCGCTCCCCCGCGCGCCGATCGGCGCGATCGCGGTCGACCGCTCGGCGGGTCGTTTGGTAGACTAACGAAATGCCGACCACTGCCCTCGCCGACGCCTTCCGGGTCGCTCTCGTGCGCATGGGCAGGCGGATGCGCGCCGAGCGGGTCGACGAGGCGCTCTCGCTCCACCACCTCTCGGCGCTCGGTGCCCTGCAGGTCGTCGAGGAGCCCACCCTCGCGCGCATCGCCGCTTGCGAGGGCGTGAAGCCGCCGAGCATGGTCAAGACGCTCCAGTACCTCGAGTCGCTCGGCTACGTCGAGCGCCGCGACCATCCGAGCGACGGCCGCATGGTGCTCTTCGCCATCAGCGACAAGGGCGAGCAGATGATCGCCGAGACGCGCGAGCGCCGCAACCGGGCGCTCGCCGAGGCGATCGACGCGCTGAGCCCCGAGGATCGCGAGGCGCTCGTCCGCGCGATCCCCATCATCCAGAGGCTCGCAGAACGATGATGTTCCGCTCCTTGCGCCTGTTCAACTACCGCACCTGGTTCACCGGCGCCCTCATCTCGAACATCGGTGCGTGGATGCAGTCCACCGCGCTGTCGTGGACCGTGCTCACGGTGCTCACGAACAACGACGCGACCGCGGTCGGCATCAACATGGCGCTGCAGTTCGGGCCCCAGCTGCTGCTCGTGCCGGTCTCGGGCCTCATCGCCGACAAGTACGACCGGCGCAAGGTGCTGCTCGTGACCCAATCGGCGATGGGCGTGCTCGCGCTCATCCTCGGCATCGTCGTCACCGCGGGCGTCGTCGAGCTGTGGCACGTGCAGCTGTTCGCGCTCGCGTTCGGCATCGTGCAGTCGTTCGACAACCCCGCGCGCCAGGCGTTCGTGTCGCAGATCGTCGGGCAGGACGACATCGCCAACGCGGTCGCCCTCAACTCCGCCTCGTTCCACGGCGCGCGCCTCGTCGGCCCGGCCGTCGCGGGCCTCCTCATCGCGCTCGTCGCGCCCGGCCCGGTGTTCCTCATCAACGCCGTGACGTTCGTCGCGATGATCGTCGCGCTGCTGCGGCTGCGCACGGACGAGCTGCGGCCGAGCCCGCGCGGCGCGAAGGGCCTCGGCGACATCGTCGCGGGCTTCCGCTACGTGAAGAAGCGCGGCGACCTGATGATCGTCTTCACGATGGCGTTCATCCTCGGCACGTTCGGGCTCAACTTCCCCATCTACATCTCGACCATGACGAGCGTCGAGTACGAGGCGCAGGCCGACACCTTCGGCATCCTCTCGAGCGCGATGGCGATCGGCTCGGTCGCGGGCGCGCTGCTCGCCGCCCGTGCGGCGCGGCCGCGATGGACGCTCATCATCGGCGGCCTCGGCCTGTTCGTCTTCGGCTGCCTCGCCGCAGCGGTCGCGCCCCACATCGTGCTGTTCGGGGTCGCGCTCGTCGTCGCCGGCTTCACCGCGCAGCTGTTCATGACGAACGCCAACTCGATGGTGCAGCTCACGAGCGCCCCCGAGATGCGCGGCCGCGTGATGGCGCTCTACGGCGCGGTCTTCATGGGCGGCACCCCGATCGGCGCGCCGATCGTCGGCTGGGTCGCGGATGCGTGGGGTCCCCGCGCGGGCCTGTTCGTCGCCGCGGGCACGTGCCTCGTCGCGTTCGCGGTCGGCGCCGTCTGGTGGATGCGCGTGCGCCGCTCCGACCGCATGAGCCGCACGGGCACGCTCACACTGCCGCCGCCCACCGAGCAGATCGACATCGCGAAGTAGCGCGCTGGAGCTGAGGGAGCCGCTCGCTGCCCGTCTACGCCTTCCGGCTCGACTTCACGGCCTCGATCGCCAGCCGCACGATGAGCACCGCGAGGAAGACGGCGAAGACGATGGATGCGGTGCGCGGGTCGAGCAGGTTGGCGACGGCCGCGCCGAGCGCGGTGGTGACGCAGGCGGAGAGCCCGACGACGAGCGCGGAGCGCAGGTCGACGTTCTTCCGCCGCAGGTTGCCGATCGTGCCCGAGATCGCGGTCGGGATCATCATCGCGAGCGACGTCCCCTTCGCGACGAGGTCGCTCTGGCCGAACACCAGGATGAGCATCGGGACGATGATGATCCCGCCGCCGACGCCGAGGATCCCGGAGAGCACGCCCGTGCAGAAGCCGAGCACGATGAGCCCGATGATCGGCAGCACCGTGAGCTCGAGCTCCGCCTCGCGCGACGGCACGACGAGGAACAGGCTCACCGCGACGGCGGCGAGGAAGACGATGAACGCCCAGCGGATCGCGAGCAGCGGCAGCCGGTGGAGCAGGTGGGCGCCGACCTGCGCGCCGGTCACCGAGCCGATCACCAGGATGAGCGCGACGAGCCAGGCGACCTGCTCGAGCGCCGCGTAGCTCGCGACCCCGACGAGCGCGGCCGGCACGATCGCGGCGAGCGACGTGCCGGCGGCGAGGCGGCGCTCGAAGCCGGCGGC is a window of Agrococcus sp. Marseille-Q4369 DNA encoding:
- a CDS encoding MarR family transcriptional regulator, translated to MSAARGRPSASQAWREYFEGSSLLENELERRLKDAADMDLGEFNILLVLHEAEGSRMRMGDLARAIAFAPGRLTYRVAALERSGLVRREQSPTDRRGTEAVLTDAGRQRLRKARPLHARHVEELFLGGLDDEAIAVLHRVFGPLRSSLLGRGAADASDAAE
- a CDS encoding phosphotransferase, translated to MREQALLEKAIGRTGRLIAVEPFGHGSIARFTIDDGEWAGEWFVDTSRLPVAAETGFVVRTGDGAPVARIWKHPLDPRLPALRTAVDPERLARISAAAGSSGAIEARVLAYRPGRRAVVRITQHGVHLFVKVVRPAEAEDLVAIHEACRAVGVPAPEVVHWSPSGVVVVRDAIGTPGPVTAATMPADAVVDAVDALRERLLTVRTRRIARASVATRIDWHIARLGDALPDRVADVRSLAPLITANARRVGPPQVIHGDLHIGQLFFHGSAVSSIIDVDTAGLGDPADDCAAFVGHATASAVRNDVAGRAADAELLQDLADAAEERWLHSAHTRALTALHLLGHGIRAAERSPEAAGLLLDRALEVTGLRPRR
- a CDS encoding CE1759 family FMN reductase, encoding MSSPRIAVVSAGLGEPSSTKLLADRLRDATLSALTAHGQTAEAVDVVLRPLAQDIASHMLTHNPSEALSAAIEEVVDAEAIIAVTPTFNMSYSGLFKSFFDVIEEGQLASIPTALGATGGSARHSMVMDTAMRPMFAYLKAQVVPTGVFAASEDWGTASGLDRRIAREGQELADLMVALPRRRGADPFDVESEAFVSFEQMLGHA
- a CDS encoding MarR family transcriptional regulator; its protein translation is MPTTALADAFRVALVRMGRRMRAERVDEALSLHHLSALGALQVVEEPTLARIAACEGVKPPSMVKTLQYLESLGYVERRDHPSDGRMVLFAISDKGEQMIAETRERRNRALAEAIDALSPEDREALVRAIPIIQRLAER
- a CDS encoding LLM class flavin-dependent oxidoreductase, encoding MQFGIFSVSDITEDPTTGRTPTEHERIRAWVAMAKKAEDVGLDVFAAGEHHNPPFFSSSPTTILGYIAAQTERLILSTATTLITTNDPVKIAEDFAMLQHLADGRVDLTLGRGNTGPVYPWFGKDIRDGIELAIENYALLHKLWREPVVNWQGKHRTPLTGYTSTPAPLDGVAPFVWHGSIRSPQIAEQAAYYGDGFFHNNIFWNKEHTERMVQLYRSRFAHYGHGEPEQAIVGLGGQIFMKPTEREAKERFRPFFDVAPVYGHGPSLEEFTEATPLTVGTPEQVIEKTLSFRDFAGDYQRQLFLIDHAGLPLEEVLEQIEILGTEVVPVLRQEFDRVRQPGVPDAPTHAARVAAAREAGTQLGEQGRAWQEQGARSDLDTGAAIAQQSADAR
- a CDS encoding MFS transporter — translated: MMFRSLRLFNYRTWFTGALISNIGAWMQSTALSWTVLTVLTNNDATAVGINMALQFGPQLLLVPVSGLIADKYDRRKVLLVTQSAMGVLALILGIVVTAGVVELWHVQLFALAFGIVQSFDNPARQAFVSQIVGQDDIANAVALNSASFHGARLVGPAVAGLLIALVAPGPVFLINAVTFVAMIVALLRLRTDELRPSPRGAKGLGDIVAGFRYVKKRGDLMIVFTMAFILGTFGLNFPIYISTMTSVEYEAQADTFGILSSAMAIGSVAGALLAARAARPRWTLIIGGLGLFVFGCLAAAVAPHIVLFGVALVVAGFTAQLFMTNANSMVQLTSAPEMRGRVMALYGAVFMGGTPIGAPIVGWVADAWGPRAGLFVAAGTCLVAFAVGAVWWMRVRRSDRMSRTGTLTLPPPTEQIDIAK
- a CDS encoding phosphotransferase → MDAAIDGPAMSAEERMLRDALGEQLEGELRIISREPFGGGALTGFEERSPQSRYWYVDTSGKRVEAETGFVLGEPERPDARIWLHPADPRLPALAPASFPGAAATLMGRLGVSIDRPPELLVYRPGKRAMFRMRAGARETYLKIVRPTASGSIVELQESLRAGGVPVPHITGWSELGIVLTETAEGLPLTSRLAELEPERLLDSIDALRERIAAVDAGRDARASLGLRHDWYLGRIAAALARAEDGPAGGPSAALRDHLAAVTEVVTGADASALVVDETERRTIHGDLHVGQLFVEADDASAVASVIDIDTAGLGDPADDEAALIAHLVASIALARRGDGRAAGFRRLLDAAAVRWLAPGRPGVARVAHRTAVHVLAHALAPIERGDLETAEVELALGREILRG
- a CDS encoding sulfite exporter TauE/SafE family protein; the protein is MTDDLEATRRRPLWSLIGIGLFAGFLSGMFGIGGGIVIVPLLVLAAGFERRLAAGTSLAAIVPAALVGVASYAALEQVAWLVALILVIGSVTGAQVGAHLLHRLPLLAIRWAFIVFLAAVAVSLFLVVPSREAELELTVLPIIGLIVLGFCTGVLSGILGVGGGIIIVPMLILVFGQSDLVAKGTSLAMMIPTAISGTIGNLRRKNVDLRSALVVGLSACVTTALGAAVANLLDPRTASIVFAVFLAVLIVRLAIEAVKSSRKA